The genomic region CTCCAGGATTGTCCTAGCAGCTCAGCCGTGACAGAGCTGTGGGTTAGCATCGCTGGTTCTCATGGCCTTTTTCTCTTGGATGCTGCAGGTGTTAAGCGTCACATCCATAAATAGTAGCATCCAGAACTGGAAGGAAAAGGATATGGAAAGTGTGGGAATGCAGGGAATAGGTCCCTTAAGCTGGGAAAGCAGCTATGTGACAGTAGGGAATAAGATTTTCAGAGTTAGCCTCGAACAGGTATGATTCATCTCTTAGGACTGGGCACACTGCTGCCCTAAGCAAAATCTGGGTTCTGTTAGCAAGAAAGCCTTGAGGAATGGCTGTTGGGTAGGCAACCAAGTGTTTGTCACAATGTGATTACTTTCCTTCTAACTGCGCTACACAGTCTACTGGTGGTGTGTGAGGCCTACACTCATTACAGTTATTCATGTGACCCTGGTTTTCTGGCTTTAGTTTGTCCTGGGGTAATTTTGACTAGTGGATTCCAGGCTGGAAAGGGGTGAGATGAGGCATAGGGTCTCTCTGATGACTTGGTAATTGAGAATGCTTTTCCTGCGAAATACATTATGAATCTAGAAATGGGTATCAGGAAGAAGGCAATCTTTGCTTGACAGGTATTGCAAGTTTGTTTCTTTGATCACCATAACTGTGGTATGGtactaatattttctctttatgctTTCTATCTAGCTACctcttaaaaacaaaagccatCATAAATGCATCTGAGATGGATATCCACATCGTCCCTCTAGCAGAAAAGGTTGCAGAGGTAAATTTTCATCATGGTTGTGTGTTTTCTTTAATATAGACAGTTCCTGATAATCTGTACCCATGAACTTAGGGATAATGAAATGGTGGATACTCTAATAATTCTTTATACTTGGTTTGGCATTCCTTATTGAATCTGTGATAGAAAGCAAAATAGTGAAGCCGTATTGTCAGGTTTGGTTCAGGAGGAGGTGGAGAGCTGCTGAGCTCCACATTCCTATTCTTCCTTTCTGTGCTGGGTATGGACTGTCATCCTTCATAAATCCGACCTCCTTGCAAGCACCTTACACTTAGATATCTCAGAGGAAagagtgttgaaaagcattattAAGGGTTCTTATTTAAATGGGTTTTACTAGTGTTTGATGGCTTTGAGTTGAAGAAAGCAGGTTTGTTTTGGTAGCTTGCTGACTCATTCTAAATAGAAATTTGGCTATTACTTTACTACCCTCAGAACAACCTTAGAATTtactgttggttttgtttttagcaCTCTTAATAGTTTATTCCTTGGTAATTATACATTTAGTAACCAGggcatttatttttcagagtttaaGTACTTTCTAGGATAgaacagtgttttatttttcttttttgtacagttaacTAAGCTTATGAAACCATGTTCTAAGCCAGGAATTGGCAAACTTTCTGTAAAGGATCAGATGACAAATATCTTAAGCTCAAccatgatgtctctgcttttcagttctGCTATTGTAgtacaaaagcagccatagacaatatataaaatatggataTAGTTTTCTtggaataaaactttattaaaacagATGGGCAGCAGGTCACCCCACAGTCCATAGTTTGACAAACCTTGTTCTGAGCAACTAAGTTGGTGAGCAGGATCAGTAAATACTGTGATTAGAAATAATTTGTATGGGAGATAACTTCTGAAATGGCCTGAGTAACTCCATGGACCCCCCTGCCCAACAAAACTGCCATAATTgaagaaaatgacaaagaaaatagCTACCTTAAGTCTGTGGAAATTTTCTTCAAGGAATAAAGCAAATGAAGAGATATTCAAGCAAGTCTACGAAACCTTGGTAAGAGCAGTGAAAGCCTGTGGCATTAGAGCCACGCCATGAcctgctccctctctccctcccctgcaTCTCCAGCTCAGAGGGAGGGAGACTTCATCTGGGCAGATATAGCCAAGAACACGGGGGTCCTTTTCCCCTAGCTCTCAGCTTCGGGCTGTGGTATCTTCCCAGGAGGGGCAGGCTAAATATCAGCCTTTCTCATTAGAAGCTCTATTCTAGGCAAGAACGGGCATTTGTAGTCTGCAAGTTTTGCCAAAGCCACAGTAGGGTAAAAGTGCTAACCTACTGAGTCCTTTGCCCCAGCATGCTTGTAAGGTTGACACTTCATGCTGACAGAGGCAAGCAGAAAAGACCAGAAGCTACCTCTGTCCAGGACCCTGCTGGTAAAGCAGAGGTGTTATTCTGAGAGACACTATCTCCACCCCAGCTTGACAGCCCATAAAAAaggcagattatttttaaaaaaaaaagtagctgtgAATCTCTTCCAGAGATTTAACTTTATTTGGAAGAGTATGGGCATATTCAAATCTAAGGATGCTGCCCAAAACAATGGAGATTTTGTTGGTGAGCAACTAAGAAGACTGGTAGTCTATGTGAACAAAAAGCTAAACCTTAGGCAAGTTAGAAATTTATGAGAGACTCAGGGAAACAGACAGCTAAGAGCCCTCTGGGGTTAGAACAAAAGAAGACTGGCCTTAAAGACTACCCATACAAATGGGTTTGATTTTAATTGGATTAGCTATGGAGCAATTTATGTCCCAGGGCACTGTCAAAATAGATGAGTCCTGTCCGGCtccactgtagcccgccaggctccactgtccatgagattctccaggcaagaatactgaagtgggttgccattcccttctccaggggatcttcccaaccaagggatcaaacccacatctgcatcgcaagcggattctttacccactgagccatctggatgGAGGTAGGCAGGTGTTTAATAACCCAAGCTGCTACAATATATTATCTGAAATGTTTGTTTttcgggacttccctgtggtgtaatggttaagaatctgcctgccaatgcaggggtcgtgggttagatccctggtttgggaagatcccacatgctgcaaggcagctaagcccatgtgccacagctactgaagcccaagcactcTAGAACCTctgcacaactactgaagtctgcatgcTCTAGAGCtggagctctgcaacaagagacgccacagcaatgagaagcccgtgcaccacaactggcactgcaactagagaaagcttccctgtggcaacaaagacccaacacagccaaaaataaaaatgtctggtTGTCAATAAAAGATTAGGAGCTGTGCAAAAACAAGTTAAGACCCATACACAGGATAAAATACAGGCATCAAAAACTGTTTGAAAAGGCCCAGGTGTTGAGACTTCGCAAACGAAAGCTTGAAAGCAGCAGTTAAAGATACgttgttgtttttagttgctaagttgtgtcccactcttttgtgaccccatggattctagcctaccaggttcctctgtccatgagatttccccagcaagaatactggagtgggtcaccatttctttctccaggggattgtattggcaggtggattctttgccactaagcCAAGGAAGCCCTAAAAATATGTGCAAAAGGCTAAAGGAAACCATGCTTAAAGAAGTAAAGGaaggtatggggcttccctggtgtctcagtggtgaagaatctgcctgccaatgcaggagacgcaggttcagtccctggcctgggaagatttcacatgctgtggagcaacttagcctgtgcgccacaactactgagcttatacgtgctgcaactgctgaagcctgtgcaccctagagcccatgccctgcaatAAAAGAAGCCACCGCAGCGAGAAACGtgtgtgccgcaactagagagtagcccctgctctcggcaactagaggaaagcctgtgcagcgagaagaccctgcacagccaaaaataaataaatgatttttttttaaagacttaaaaagaagtaaaggaaggTCTGATGAGTGTCTCATTAAATAGAGAATGTtcctaaagagaaagaaaaaagaaaacctaaacgGAAATCCTGGAATTGTAAAgtgcaataaataaatgaaaatttcagtAGAGTGGCTCAACAACACATTTGAGCTGATTGGAGAATCAGCAAACTTGTAGACAGATTGATGAGATCTGCAATctgaagaggagagaaagaaagaaggaaggaaaataaagtaGCTTAAGAGATTTGTTGGATACCATAAGCATGCCTAAATATGCTTCGGTAATGGGAGTACAAaagggagaggaaaaagaaaaaatgttcaagGAAATAATGGTTTAAAAACGACCTGAATTTGATGACAAACAATTTACATGTCTAAGACCTCGATAAACCTCATTTATCAGGTAAGATAGATGCAGAGAACTATACCCAAtatggcaatggcaacccactccagcattcttgcctggagaatcccagggatgggggagcttggtgggctgccatctatgaggtcacacagagtcagacatgactgaagcgacttagtagcagtaGTATACCCAATACACAGCAAAAATGTTGAACattaaagactgaaaaaaaaaatcttgaaagtaaCAAAAATGATTCATTATGTCTAAGGGCACCCAAATAAGATTAATGGGCTCTACAGTGACCTGCTTAAGCAAAACTTCCCGATGTATTTTTAGTATTCTTTTATCTTAAATCATAAAAAGTAGATTTGTGCTATGTCAGAAATAAGTtgggtgttttctttttcttttttttttttaactaagactTATCCATGGTAACTTCATGCAACTGGGTAACACCATTAAGTTTGGTTTTAGATATGGCTATTCTgagctgggggaaaaaagaggaaaagacttCTGTCTCCACAAGCTTTCTGATCATACTTTATTCTTGTCTTCCCAAGTTTCGGAGTTAACACTTACCTGGTGATAAGGGCTAGGAAGGAAGGATACTAGAAGTAGCAATGCTCAGCATCAGTGACTGGTCTTTTTTCACAGGAAAGTTTGTATCTGTCACCTTACTGTGCTCTAGGTTTGTTGTATAAAGTCCTTTCATAATAGAACAAATGTACTTATGAAATGTGTTGTAATATTACCAGCTCCCAATCACTAGTTTTAATCTGAAGTGGCTTCTAGAATCAGATTGAAAGTTAAATTTAAGATGCCCTGATATCTATATTTCTCTTCCCAGCTGAAAGAGAAGATAATGTTAACACATACCCGCTTAAATTCACTcatgaaaattctgaaggaagtgCCTCCTGACCAGTCCAAGCTAACAAACTAATTCAGAATCAGAGGTTGAGTATCAGAGGCAGGCCTTATTGCTGTCTTCAACAGGTGCTGTTTGATCACTTCTCAAGAAACATCAAGAATGGATAGGAAATGTGGTTTATTATGTTTACCTCTAGACTGATTTTCCAAGTGATTTGTGAAGCTGTTTCTAGAAGATGAGAAATAGGAGACTTCTGTCCAGGTTTCATAGCTATTTGTCttaatttattttggcttcttatcaatttcataatatttatttttgaaaacattctGATTGCAAATTTAAGAATTAAGAGCCAATGTCCCATGAATGCTCTGATCTAAAGATGCATGACTGGCCTGAAAATAGAGTTGTAGTTATATGTTAATTAACTATTATTCCTACATGGAGCAATTGTCATATGAATACTGAGAAATCATTTTTCTGTTACATGAAATACAAGTACATACATATTTCTGTAGGTAATGTTCAACAAGTTAACtccataatatatatttatcttgacCTTTTCAGTTTACAACTGAAAAGGAATAGTAATAACAGGAGAGTAATGAAAGGAATGATAAAAACACCAAATATTCACCAAATgctattttctcattattttgctTTATGTAGCACTGTGATTCAGTAGCTTATCATGTTATTCATTTAGTAGCTATAAAATATTACGCTAGCTGCTAGAAATAAGCAAAAACCACTATTCTGTATCTTCGGAGCTTATAATCTAGTTAGAGATGGACATTCAAATAACCACATGAAGGCATTTAAAATTACAACTGTAGTAAGGGTTTTGAGGAAAAGGAACTTagagaaataaacacatataGCAGGTAACTGACCTGGTTTGGGGGTCAGGGAAGGTCTTTCTGTTGAAGTGTTTCAGCAGTGGTCTGAAAGATTAGTAGGAGTTAATAAGCTTATAGAGGGAACGGCTTATATGAAGGCCCTGTGAGGCCCTTAAAAAGACATGTAGGAGTTGTAATAGTGTCCAGAAGCCAGAGGCTGCAAAGCCTTATTGGCCTCCTGaaggatatttgtttttatctcaaCAACAATGAAAAGCTCTTGGAAGAATTTTAAAGGAGGAAGCCTATGACAggatcaaattttctttttcagtatctCATTATGGTTGTCCTGTGAAGAACCTAGAGGGAGGCAAGCAGACCTAGAGGGGCTGGTGCTAGTACAGTCAAGAGATGATACAGCCAAGGGGTGGTGTGCAGACAGGGTAACATGGTTCAGACATGGCAAGTAGATTTAATAGCAAGTTCTTTCCCTTTTTGACTACATAAAgggtattttcctttaaaaatatttgagaggGAAAATCCCAACTTGCTTTATGCTTTATAGTTTGCAAAATTTGGTTAAGTAAGGAGGAAGCCTCTGGCAACAAACAGTACCAGAAAAGCTCTATTCCTGAAGAATGAGACCCAGTAATAGTCTCTATTGAATCATCCTGGGGTTTGTACTGTGTATGGGTATGTCTGCCTCAACATATTTAATCTAAATTAAGCTCGTCTTATGTAGCTGTTTTCCTTAACTTTGGATTTGCTGTTTTGGTAAACTTTCAGTGGAAAATTAAATGCTTGAACTTGACATCTAATTAAGGTGGctgactttaaatttttttcccaaatgcaaATCACATGTTTACTCTAGAATCAAAGTCAGATATAGTAGATGTGTGTCAAAGTAAAGTACACTctcccttatatttttgagaggcACAGTAGAGCAATCTGGAAGCCAGATGATTTGGGTTCAAATTGTGGCTTGGGTACTTATTAGCCATGAACTTGAAGAATTaaactcttcttttaaaatagGGGTTAAAAGCTAACTAGGGCTacagtgaggattaaatgagttactgAATACATCTAATGTAATTAAGGGTAGTGCTTAatagtaaatgcttaataaatgctaATTATTATAACTTTAATTCATGTGGACAGACCTAATAGGcagtaatatttttcacattattctgCAACctgcttcttgtttttttttttttttttttttttacatagtgaaaacttttatatttggAATTAGCCAGCTGGACTCAGTTTAGATGATCCCAATTTTGTTGGCAACATCCAAAGCATCATAGTCAGGAGCCAGTCGAACATATGCCTTCTTCTCTCCATCAGGCCTGATCAGAGTATTGACCTTAGCCACATCAATGTCATAGAGCTTCTTCACAGCCTGTTTAATTTGGTGCTTGTTGGCCTTGACATCCACAATGAATACCAGTGTGTTGttgtcttctattttcttcatGGCTGACTCGGTGGTGAGGGGGAATTTGATGATGGCATAGTGGTCAAGTTTGTTTCTCCTGGGGGCGCTCTTCCGAGGATATTTGGGCTGCCTCCTGAGCCGCAGTGTTTTGGGCCGCCGGAAGGTGGGTGACGTCCggatcttctttttcttgtggctGTGGACacctttcaacactgctttcttgGCCTTCAAAGCCTTTGCTTTGGCTTCAGCTTTAGGAGGGGCAGGGGCTTCCTTCTTCGCCTTCGGCGCCATCTTCATGAAAAGCCAACCTGCTTCTTGTATAACACATGTCACAGTTTTCTATACCAGGCCTCACCAATTACTTAACACTTACATATGATTCAGTCATATTAATGCATCAGAATTTAACCATCCCTATACTGGACCCTTGTACATGTCTTTGCCTATCTGTCCAGGTTTTTCTGTAGGAACAATTCCTAAAGTGAACAGAGTCAAAGGGCATGTTCATTTACAATTTTGGTATATGCCTTTTATAAATGTTGTATTAATTGATAGTCACAAATGACTGACCTTTAAACAAGCCTTAGTGGTGTAAGAGCTCCTCTGGGAAGTCTAACATCAATGACTGGCTAATATTAATAGACTCTGTAAAGATATCATTTAGCATTGtatatatgttgaataaaagtattttcaaaattcCATGTACTTAatacttccccggtggtccagcggttatgactctgtgcttctgtgggggacatgggttcaacccccggttggggaactaagatcccgcatgccacatggtgcacccaaaaagtaaaaaaaaaaaaaaaatccatgtactTATAAGAACTAAAAAATTGCATATTGAAAGTCCCCAAGTTGTACACTTTCAAGCTCCTCAATTAATGGCAAAAACCATCTCAATTTTGTTAACTCCACCATCTAGCACAGTACCTGGGAGTAGAATGTACCACTGTGTTAAATGAAGTCTCATAAATCAAAGGAAGGAACTACTACATTAGTTGTCACATCACAAAACCCACATAGCTTGTTCTTCATGTTAACAGCCAAATCTCTAAGGAAGCTTGTAAcatctactttcttaaatttgaaaTAGCTTTCTTCCCCTGAACTTAGGAGCTATCTTAGTGTTAaaacctctatttaactttttaaagttaaatataaaagcatcttaaatgttttatatatttcagatagGATGGATTATCTGCAATAATTTTATCATTACTGGACTTTGCTCACTTATTTCCTTACCAGAAACTACACATTTGCTCCTAGACCTAGCATAAAGTTTGCCCTAAATTTAGGTTAAAAAGGGGGATGGCATAAGGGCATACTTTAAATGTGGTGCCTCTTTATTGATATGGTTACCTGTTTTTTCCTTGAACTACACCAGAAACTGCTACAAGCTGATATCAAGAAACCCAGgtcctttgttttctttgccaTCTGGAGCCTGCCTCAGCACAGGTCTGTGAATAGACCCCTTCTTCAGTCTCCATAATGTACTGCGTCATTACAATTACCCATTGCAAATAATAACAGAGTGAAACTTGAGTGCATTCTCAGCTCATGCTGCTTTATTgccaaaatatatatgtacacaggTGCAGAGCTTCTAACTCACAGCAGTTCCTTCTTACAGCAAAGAATAAAATTTCATCTACAGTCCCAAAGATGCATAGATTAGAAAGCAAGCGGCCTTTTGTAAAACTCCAAACAGTCAATGAAAGTCTTGTAACATTATCTTATATACCATGGGAGGGAGAAGATGCTGAACAGTAAGTAAAAACAAGCTACTGAAGTAAGTCTATGTGAAGGTTATTCTAAtatgaatcttttaaaatgacCAGTGATACATGGTCTTAAGGTAAGGGTCAAAACATTACTGTTGCTTAAGGACTGATGATAATTTATTGCCAGAATACTTATCCCTGGGAGAGAAACATTTTAATCTTTGGTGTGGCATAGCATCACCAAAGGAGAcaaaatcttttgaaaattctaACCTTAACCTATCTATTCTGACTTGAAGGTTTAGAAGTATGAGTTCCTAAAGAAATCTGTGATGTTTGGATTtctaatattaacattttaatatgcCCTAGTGGAATAATGGAAACAGATTAGAGAAACTCTGTCCTTCAATCTTTACTGGTTTGTTTGGCAGACCTGTTACTGGTAAGTATCAAAGAGAAACTTTACATATGGGATATGACATTTCACTTCCTGAACTGAGTGAAATGACTATTAGTAATTCAATTTTTAACTACTGGAAAGTTATCCAAAGGTATTTGGAATCAAATCCCACAGCAAAGATTAAAATCAGGttgaaataattttggaaaaaatatttttcaatcacAGAACATGAAACTGGATGGTGCCTAGTGAAAACCAGTCTAATCCTGAATTCTCTTCTACTTAGGCCTCTTTCAGATACAATGAATCCTATTTGTACATTTGTCATGATCACATGTTCTTACAGGGGTTATTTCAAAATCAGAAATCATCTCAAAAAATTGTAGGCTATCACAATAAACTGGTCTATTTTCTacatcaagaaaataaatgacaagGTTTttcttcagaatgggaaaaattgcTTTTTACCTGGCATAAAAAAAACTTTAGGCAACCAATTATGAAGTCTAACCAAAATATTAAGGATAAAACTCTGGCTATAaaacttttctttgaaaatttgaatTACAGGAACAACAGAGAAACCAAACCAcagatgtgtatatattttaaggaCTATTTCCATAAAATGTAAAGGGCTCCTTTGCTGGAAGGAACTCTTATGGCTGGGTTAATAGCAGTACCATCCAAAGAGCTGCCCAGTTACCTGAAAATCCTGGAACGTCTGAAATATGTGCATTattgtttctcttcactttcaagGTTCTAGTCTTAAAGAGATCCAAACTTAAGccacataaacttttttttttttataacgaAGAGTATTTTAATTCTTGTCCTTAGGAACTATAAACACTAGCATGATTTGGAAATTAGACTGGTTATCAGACAAATCCCATTCCTGATTACTTTACATCTTCCACACTGGCACTCCATACCCTTTCTGAAACTCTGCACCTGAATAGAACCACAGCAGCTTGTTTGTTTATTCAACATGCTTAGTTTGtgccttttgtttttaaacatgcttGGGGACTAATGGAAGCAGGCGAGAGGTTAGAGGGTAAGCACTGTTATGCTCTATTCCTGACAGTCTGAATGTCTTGTGGTTGCCCCTGTTTATCTTCTAGCTCCCATTTTCAATGGAAGAAAGAGTCTTtacttagaaaatgaaaactaatgaTCCAAACAATAATTCAAGATAGTGGTTTAAGTCTATTGCTTCATTACTAATAAATGGATATATATAATTACTAGTAACCACATTAACACTGTACATTTTCAACCATGCATTAGGATTATACTCTTAAGAGTTATGGGCCTGCCACTATTGCTCATACTTTCATCCAGACCCAGTTTTAATAAACATGCAGAGTAAACTCTTTGACTAAGAGGAATTAGGGAAAATTACAAGGATACATGCAGTTTCAACTGAAAATATAGGTTAATAAAGTGATTGCTTAGAAATGCAGGCAGCTGCTCCACATCTATCACAATGCTGCTTCAGAATAGAGTTACAAAAGTCACAGACAAAAAGGTTAAAATTAGGACCACTATTCAGTTATAAAAGGCTTAATTGCAAATTCTGGTCCTTTCGGGTAGAGAATAATGTAAAAATTTGGGAAAAGAGAACTGACAGATGTCCTCTGGAGCAGTTAAATTTTCTTGGCCATTTACTGACAGTGATGGCATAGAAGAGCATAGGTGGTACAGATGATGAAAATGCTCTTAGGCAGAATGGTTTCTGATTCACATTAATGAGCATACCTGCACAGCTCCCTGGGGAAAAGGAGTTTATGAACAGCAGAGCTAATACAATGTAAACTCAAAAATCAATGCCCTGAAGTTTAGCATAGCCCTCTGCTTTTGAAAACTGTTGGCCAAGGAATCCTTCCTAACATGGTATAATTAACAGCCAAGCAATGTTCTGAATAAACTAGAAGCAATTTGCTTGTACCAGCAGCACCATGAGAATGTAAACTCCTGGAGGCCAAgggtctcttcatattttgcatatcacAGGTACATAAAGAGTAAACATGGGATcacaatattgaaaaataatcaaCCATAATTTGAGACCACAAAAACTTAAGAGCACATTTGAGCATTTAGAACTATTAATGTGGCTGTTGAGGGTAATATTTTAATTGTTCTAATTAACTAAACTGTCGACAACACTGTAATATGCAGTGGTGTCCTCATGATCGTGCAGATGTCTGAATATTGCTTGGTTATTCCAATGCCTCTAACACCAACTGAAGGCATAGGACATATAAAGAGGAGCTACAATCATTTAAGATAGCCTTTTCTCTATCCTTTGGAGTTGCCATTTAAGAATTTAGTATTCAAGAGGCA from Dama dama isolate Ldn47 chromosome 12, ASM3311817v1, whole genome shotgun sequence harbors:
- the LOC133066439 gene encoding large ribosomal subunit protein uL23, which produces MKMAPKAKKEAPAPPKAEAKAKALKAKKAVLKGVHSHKKKKIRTSPTFRRPKTLRLRRQPKYPRKSAPRRNKLDHYAIIKFPLTTESAMKKIEDNNTLVFIVDVKANKHQIKQAVKKLYDIDVAKVNTLIRPDGEKKAYVRLAPDYDALDVANKIGII